A single genomic interval of Chitinophaga sp. 180180018-3 harbors:
- a CDS encoding UbiX family flavin prenyltransferase, which translates to MKHRIVVAVTGASGSIYARQLLQKLEAAQDQLDTVAVVMTENAKTVWETELKDEGYKQIPFRFYTQQDFHAPFASGSGRFNTMIICPCSMGTLGRIATGISNDLITRAADVVLKERRKLICVVRETPYNLIHIKNMEAVTLAGGIICPATPSFYSLPANMEEVAATVVDRIIDLAGIEQRTFRWGSDNTKE; encoded by the coding sequence ATGAAACATCGTATAGTAGTAGCAGTTACGGGAGCAAGCGGATCGATTTATGCCCGTCAGCTCTTGCAGAAGCTTGAGGCGGCGCAGGATCAGCTGGACACCGTAGCAGTGGTCATGACCGAGAATGCCAAAACCGTATGGGAAACAGAATTAAAAGATGAGGGTTATAAGCAAATCCCTTTCCGCTTTTATACGCAACAGGATTTCCACGCGCCTTTTGCGTCGGGGTCGGGGCGTTTTAATACCATGATCATTTGCCCATGTTCCATGGGTACACTGGGGCGTATCGCCACCGGTATTTCGAACGACCTGATTACACGGGCGGCCGATGTGGTATTGAAAGAACGGAGAAAGCTGATCTGTGTAGTACGGGAAACGCCGTATAACCTTATTCATATCAAAAATATGGAAGCCGTTACCCTGGCCGGAGGGATTATTTGTCCGGCTACTCCTTCTTTTTACAGTTTGCCTGCCAATATGGAGGAAGTGGCAGCTACCGTTGTAGATCGCATCATTGACCTGGCAGGTATTGAACAGCGAACCTTCCGCTGGGGTAGTGATAATACAAAGGAATAG
- the aroQ gene encoding type II 3-dehydroquinate dehydratase — MQIAIINGPNLNLLGKRETGIYGSESFEHYFGQLQQQYPDITLTYYQSNVEGELVNYLHETGFTADGILLNAGAYTHTSVAIRDAIAGIRAPVIEIHISNVYAREEFRHTSLIAPKCVGGIYGLGLKGYRLGIEQFRMSF, encoded by the coding sequence ATGCAAATAGCAATTATCAACGGCCCAAACCTGAATCTGCTGGGCAAGCGGGAAACAGGTATCTATGGCAGTGAATCTTTTGAACATTATTTCGGTCAGCTGCAACAGCAGTATCCTGATATCACCCTTACCTATTACCAGAGCAATGTAGAAGGGGAACTGGTAAACTATCTGCATGAAACAGGATTTACGGCAGATGGTATACTGCTTAACGCTGGCGCCTATACGCACACTTCCGTAGCTATTCGCGATGCCATTGCCGGTATCAGGGCTCCGGTGATAGAAATACATATCAGTAATGTATACGCCCGGGAGGAATTCCGGCATACATCGCTGATAGCACCCAAATGTGTAGGAGGGATATATGGATTGGGACTGAAGGGATACCGGTTGGGGATAGAGCAGTTCAGAATGAGCTTTTAG
- a CDS encoding M42 family metallopeptidase: MSKKPKALLGKESMAFLKDYLNNPSPTGFEKEGQKLWLKYLTPYIDEHYVDAYGSTVGIINPKAAFKVVIEAHADEISWFVNYISPEGLIYVIRNGGSDQQIAPSKRVNIHTEKGIVKAVFGWPAIHTRLRSGDGKEPQPKVDNIFLDCGARTRKEVEDLGIHVGCVCTFEDGFEELSHDYFVCRAIDNRIGGFMIAEVARLLKERKQQLPFGLYIVNAVQEEVGLRGAEMIAKRIKPDVAIITDVTHDTSTPMINKNIEGEIKCGAGPSITYGPAVHNILRDLIIKTAKKNDIPFQRHAVSRSTGTDTDAFAYSNDGTPSALISLPLRYMHTTVEMVKKDDIENTIELIYHALLNITPKTNFKYL, translated from the coding sequence ATGTCTAAAAAACCAAAAGCACTACTCGGCAAGGAATCAATGGCATTCCTGAAAGACTACCTCAATAACCCATCTCCTACTGGTTTTGAGAAGGAAGGACAAAAACTCTGGCTGAAATATCTTACTCCGTATATTGATGAACATTATGTAGATGCCTACGGCTCTACAGTGGGTATCATCAATCCCAAAGCAGCGTTCAAAGTGGTGATTGAAGCACATGCTGATGAAATATCCTGGTTTGTAAATTATATATCACCGGAAGGACTGATCTACGTTATCCGTAATGGTGGCTCCGATCAGCAGATCGCTCCGTCTAAACGGGTAAATATCCATACAGAAAAAGGAATCGTGAAAGCCGTATTCGGATGGCCCGCTATCCATACCCGCCTCCGCAGCGGCGATGGCAAAGAGCCCCAGCCGAAAGTTGATAATATATTCCTCGACTGTGGCGCCCGCACCCGCAAAGAAGTAGAAGATCTGGGTATCCACGTTGGCTGCGTATGTACCTTCGAAGATGGCTTCGAGGAACTGAGCCACGATTACTTCGTATGCCGCGCCATCGATAACCGAATTGGCGGTTTCATGATCGCTGAAGTTGCGCGCCTGCTGAAGGAAAGGAAACAGCAACTCCCATTCGGCCTGTACATCGTCAATGCCGTTCAGGAAGAAGTAGGCCTCCGGGGCGCTGAAATGATTGCTAAACGCATCAAACCGGATGTGGCGATCATCACCGATGTTACCCACGATACCAGTACCCCGATGATCAACAAAAATATCGAGGGCGAAATAAAATGCGGCGCCGGCCCTTCCATCACTTATGGCCCGGCCGTACATAACATCCTCCGGGACCTCATTATCAAAACAGCTAAGAAAAACGATATCCCCTTCCAACGGCACGCTGTCAGCCGCAGCACCGGCACCGATACCGACGCCTTTGCCTACAGCAACGACGGTACCCCTTCGGCGCTGATCAGCCTCCCCCTTCGCTATATGCACACTACCGTGGAAATGGTGAAGAAAGATGATATCGAAAACACGATAGAACTGATCTATCATGCTTTGCTGAATATTACGCCAAAAACGAACTTCAAATATCTTTAA
- a CDS encoding UbiA family prenyltransferase, which yields MLRSIFNFLLFTSIYITGCALLMIWQTNELLHLHYNQQSFYLFVFFSTICSYNFHWYLTPGSYSSSERIRWGDRHRTLMLFLCGIGVVGSLWYFWQLREHWFVLSGSAFLTFLYSAPKVPHKAFRWLSRIAIGKTLFLTFVWTYVTTPLPALVAGQPFNAPAILLTIHRFALIYAICILFDYRDIESDRKEGIRSLITALDPKNLDRLYFLSLLVAAIAAFLMKPYISWPALISLIIPVIATALITRKAQRTKSDYLFYFVLDGFMALSAALYVLMSL from the coding sequence ATGCTTCGTAGCATTTTTAATTTTCTGCTGTTTACATCCATCTACATCACAGGATGTGCTTTGCTAATGATATGGCAAACCAACGAGTTACTGCACCTTCATTACAACCAGCAAAGCTTTTACCTGTTTGTATTTTTCTCTACTATCTGCAGTTATAATTTTCACTGGTATCTTACCCCGGGATCTTATTCATCGTCGGAAAGAATACGCTGGGGCGACAGGCACCGCACGCTGATGCTGTTTCTTTGCGGCATTGGAGTGGTTGGGTCGTTATGGTATTTCTGGCAACTCCGCGAACATTGGTTCGTACTCAGCGGCAGCGCGTTCCTGACCTTTCTCTATTCCGCCCCCAAAGTGCCGCACAAAGCCTTTCGCTGGCTGAGCAGGATTGCGATCGGTAAAACCCTGTTCCTGACCTTCGTATGGACCTACGTTACCACCCCGCTCCCGGCCCTCGTAGCCGGTCAGCCTTTCAACGCTCCGGCCATACTCCTGACTATACATCGTTTCGCGCTGATATACGCTATCTGTATCCTCTTCGATTACCGCGACATTGAATCCGACAGAAAAGAAGGCATTCGCAGCCTGATCACAGCACTGGATCCAAAAAACCTCGACAGGCTCTATTTCCTGTCCCTGCTGGTGGCCGCCATTGCTGCGTTCCTGATGAAACCTTATATCAGCTGGCCAGCCCTCATTTCCCTGATCATCCCCGTGATCGCTACCGCGCTGATCACCCGGAAAGCCCAGCGAACCAAATCCGATTACCTCTTTTATTTCGTACTCGACGGATTCATGGCCCTCTCAGCCGCGCTATATGTGCTCATGAGCCTTTAG
- a CDS encoding acyl-CoA carboxylase subunit beta, with amino-acid sequence MDKIDELKGKQAEALLGGGDVRIASQHKKGKLTARERLQLLMDEGSFEELDMLVMNRNRGLTSDQEQFPGDGVVTGYGTINGRLTYVFSQDFTVYGGSLSEPHARKICKIMDLAMQNGAPVIGLNDSGGARIQEGVVSLGGYADIFYRNTRASGVIPQISAIMGPCAGGAVYSPAITDFILMVEQTSYMFVTGPNVVKTVTHEEVTSEELGGAQTHAAKSGVTHFACANEIECIQYIKQLLSYIPQNCEETAPVYPYQPGNETREALNNMIPAHPNQPYDMKEVIAEITDPDSFFEVHKNFAENMIVGFARIAGRSIGVVANQPAHLAGVLDIHASVKGARFTRFCDAFNVPLLVLVDVPGFLPGTDQEWNGIITNGAKLLYALSEATVPKLTVTTRKAYGGAYCVMNSKHIGADINLAFPQAEIAVMGAKGAVEIIFKKEIDASPDPETRMNELVADYTERFANPYLAAEKGYIDEVIQPDQTRIKLIKAFKMLENKVVNMPRKKHGNIPL; translated from the coding sequence ATGGATAAAATAGACGAATTAAAGGGAAAACAAGCCGAAGCCCTGCTGGGTGGAGGCGATGTACGTATTGCCTCCCAGCATAAAAAAGGAAAGCTCACTGCCCGGGAACGCCTGCAACTATTGATGGATGAAGGATCGTTTGAGGAACTGGATATGCTGGTCATGAACCGCAACCGCGGACTGACCTCCGATCAGGAACAATTTCCCGGCGATGGCGTAGTGACCGGTTACGGCACTATCAACGGACGGCTTACTTACGTTTTTTCCCAGGACTTCACCGTCTACGGCGGTAGCCTGTCGGAACCCCATGCACGCAAGATTTGCAAAATCATGGACCTCGCCATGCAGAACGGCGCTCCGGTTATAGGCCTGAACGACAGTGGCGGTGCGCGTATACAGGAAGGGGTGGTAAGCCTGGGCGGCTATGCCGATATCTTCTATCGCAATACCAGGGCCTCCGGCGTAATACCTCAGATTTCTGCCATCATGGGCCCCTGTGCCGGTGGTGCGGTGTATTCTCCGGCTATTACCGACTTTATCCTGATGGTAGAACAAACCTCTTATATGTTCGTAACCGGACCTAACGTGGTTAAAACCGTCACACATGAAGAAGTAACCTCCGAGGAGCTGGGCGGCGCACAAACCCATGCCGCTAAAAGCGGGGTTACCCATTTTGCCTGCGCCAATGAAATTGAATGTATCCAGTATATCAAGCAGCTGCTAAGCTATATACCGCAGAACTGTGAGGAAACAGCGCCGGTATATCCCTACCAGCCGGGCAATGAAACAAGGGAAGCGCTGAATAACATGATACCTGCGCACCCGAACCAGCCCTATGATATGAAGGAGGTGATCGCCGAGATCACAGATCCGGATAGCTTCTTCGAAGTGCATAAGAACTTCGCCGAAAATATGATCGTTGGCTTCGCCCGCATCGCCGGCCGCAGCATCGGCGTAGTGGCTAACCAGCCGGCACATCTGGCCGGAGTACTGGATATCCACGCTTCCGTTAAGGGAGCCCGCTTCACCCGCTTCTGCGACGCATTTAATGTTCCCCTGCTGGTACTGGTAGATGTACCCGGGTTCCTGCCCGGCACCGACCAGGAATGGAACGGCATCATCACTAACGGCGCTAAACTGCTCTATGCGCTCAGTGAAGCCACGGTGCCCAAGCTGACCGTCACCACCCGGAAAGCATACGGCGGAGCCTATTGCGTAATGAACTCCAAACACATCGGCGCCGATATCAACCTCGCCTTCCCCCAGGCTGAAATTGCTGTGATGGGCGCTAAAGGAGCCGTGGAAATTATCTTCAAAAAAGAAATAGATGCCTCTCCCGATCCTGAAACCCGCATGAATGAACTGGTGGCCGATTATACAGAACGGTTCGCCAATCCATACCTGGCAGCGGAAAAAGGCTATATCGATGAGGTTATCCAACCGGACCAGACACGGATCAAACTGATTAAAGCATTTAAAATGCTTGAAAATAAAGTGGTAAATATGCCGAGAAAAAAACACGGCAATATACCTTTGTAA
- a CDS encoding acyl transferase: MTAISPDHIFSLKEGELEAAALEMFRYQYGANELYRAYTDALRIAPASVRDITQIPYLPIQFFKSHRVACGQFEPELVFESSGTTQTVNSRHLVRYSDIYTRSFMTAFEQFYGPVSDYVILGLLPSYLERQHSSLVRMVQEMTIRSRHRESGFYLYEHDKLYQQLQELENRGQKVLLIGVTFGLLDFAEKYELSLEHTIVMETGGMKGRREEWTREEVHAFLKERLGPSCIHAEYGMTELLSQAYSKCNGFFETPSWMKVLLRDENDPFQITTGKGAGVMNIIDLANIHSCAFIATDDIGRMHADGSFEVLGRLDNSALRGCSLMVS; the protein is encoded by the coding sequence ATGACTGCCATTTCACCGGATCATATATTTTCCCTGAAGGAAGGAGAGCTGGAAGCCGCCGCACTGGAGATGTTCAGGTACCAGTACGGGGCAAATGAACTTTACCGGGCTTATACAGATGCTCTGCGGATAGCGCCTGCATCCGTGAGGGATATAACGCAAATACCCTATCTGCCTATACAATTCTTCAAATCGCACCGGGTAGCATGCGGGCAATTTGAGCCCGAACTTGTATTTGAGAGCAGCGGTACTACACAAACAGTGAATAGCCGGCACCTGGTGAGATATTCGGATATCTATACCCGTAGTTTTATGACGGCCTTCGAGCAGTTTTACGGGCCGGTGAGCGATTACGTGATCCTGGGATTACTTCCCTCTTACCTGGAGCGACAACATTCGTCTCTCGTGAGGATGGTGCAGGAAATGACCATTCGCAGCCGGCATCGGGAAAGCGGGTTTTATTTGTATGAACATGATAAGTTATACCAGCAGTTGCAGGAGCTGGAGAACCGGGGGCAGAAAGTGCTGCTGATAGGGGTTACATTCGGATTGCTCGATTTTGCCGAAAAGTATGAGCTTTCGCTGGAGCATACCATTGTGATGGAAACCGGCGGAATGAAAGGAAGGAGGGAGGAATGGACAAGAGAGGAAGTACATGCTTTCCTGAAGGAGCGGCTGGGCCCTTCCTGTATACATGCGGAATATGGAATGACGGAGTTGTTGTCGCAGGCTTATTCGAAGTGCAACGGTTTCTTTGAAACGCCTTCCTGGATGAAAGTGCTGCTGCGCGATGAAAACGACCCTTTCCAGATCACAACCGGAAAAGGCGCCGGGGTAATGAATATCATCGATCTGGCCAATATCCATTCGTGTGCCTTCATTGCAACGGACGACATAGGCCGTATGCATGCCGATGGTAGTTTTGAAGTACTGGGCCGGCTGGATAATTCTGCACTCAGAGGCTGTAGCCTGATGGTGAGTTAG
- a CDS encoding sigma-70 family RNA polymerase sigma factor, with the protein MATCNPKEWVRLYADDLFRFACSKIADTTQAQDLVQDTFLSALQAADSFRGESSEKTWLTAILKNKITDHYRKAEKTIFTISLEEARNTDSDPLEVFFNEKGHWKKEAGPKAWTDDISSKQERMDFLSILRACMNKLTGLGKTVFRQKYLEEKKSELICKELTITTSNYWVIVHRAKLQLRACLEKNWFSN; encoded by the coding sequence ATGGCAACCTGTAATCCAAAAGAATGGGTACGGCTATACGCTGATGATCTGTTCCGATTTGCCTGCAGCAAAATAGCTGATACCACGCAGGCGCAAGACCTTGTTCAGGATACTTTTCTCAGCGCTTTACAGGCCGCAGACAGCTTCCGGGGAGAGAGCAGCGAAAAGACCTGGCTGACGGCGATACTTAAAAATAAAATAACAGACCATTACCGGAAAGCAGAGAAAACCATATTTACAATCAGCCTTGAAGAGGCCAGGAATACCGATAGCGATCCTCTGGAGGTATTTTTTAATGAGAAAGGGCACTGGAAAAAGGAAGCCGGCCCAAAAGCCTGGACAGATGATATCAGCAGTAAGCAGGAGCGGATGGATTTTCTCAGTATATTACGTGCCTGCATGAATAAACTGACCGGATTAGGGAAAACGGTTTTCCGGCAAAAATACCTCGAAGAAAAAAAATCTGAACTGATCTGTAAGGAACTGACTATTACTACGTCCAATTACTGGGTAATCGTCCATCGCGCAAAACTGCAGCTGAGGGCCTGCCTGGAAAAAAACTGGTTCAGTAATTGA
- a CDS encoding DUF692 domain-containing protein: MVGVGFRREFAEELISGEHIRPDFVEFAPENWMNIGGYWKKILHQVVDKYPVLCHGLSLSIGSPEEPDREFLQYLKTFLNEYKVQLYSEHLSYSKCDNAHMYDLLPIPFRMDAVKHIAARIQEVQDFLQRPMAMEIVSYYTPVAAEMSEAEFIREVVERSGCQLLLDVNNIYVNAFNHQYDAKAFIQQLPLNKVAYIHMAGHEQVAPDLIIDTHGEPIIDPVYDLFEWTLQHLQPVPVLLERDFNIPEMSELQGELVRLKSICQKQWKLKNELVA, encoded by the coding sequence ATGGTAGGAGTTGGTTTTCGAAGGGAGTTCGCGGAGGAGTTGATCAGCGGCGAACATATCAGGCCGGATTTCGTAGAGTTTGCTCCCGAGAACTGGATGAATATAGGTGGGTATTGGAAGAAGATATTGCACCAGGTGGTCGACAAATACCCGGTGCTGTGCCATGGGCTTTCGTTGTCGATCGGCAGTCCCGAGGAACCTGACCGGGAATTTCTACAGTATCTGAAAACTTTTCTCAACGAATATAAAGTGCAGTTGTATTCGGAGCATCTGAGTTATTCCAAATGCGACAATGCACATATGTACGACCTGTTACCGATACCTTTCCGCATGGATGCGGTGAAACATATTGCAGCGCGTATACAGGAAGTACAGGATTTTCTGCAGCGGCCGATGGCGATGGAGATCGTATCGTATTATACGCCGGTAGCAGCAGAGATGAGTGAAGCTGAATTCATCCGGGAAGTGGTGGAGCGTTCCGGTTGTCAGTTGTTGCTGGATGTTAACAATATTTATGTGAATGCCTTCAATCATCAGTATGATGCCAAAGCATTCATACAGCAGCTTCCGCTGAACAAGGTAGCTTATATACACATGGCCGGCCATGAGCAGGTGGCGCCGGATCTGATTATAGATACACACGGAGAACCTATTATTGATCCTGTATATGATTTGTTTGAATGGACGCTTCAGCATCTGCAACCTGTGCCGGTATTGCTGGAACGGGATTTCAATATCCCTGAGATGAGCGAATTGCAGGGAGAGTTAGTGCGGTTGAAAAGTATCTGTCAAAAACAATGGAAACTGAAAAATGAGCTTGTTGCCTGA
- a CDS encoding DNA-binding domain-containing protein has protein sequence MSLLPDTRQIQQTFSAYCRTGKPVKLPGLTPGRIQHYRQLVFNVICDTMESAFPITFSSIPAGKWNRMVKEFFARHACKSYQVWKLPLEFYTYAVENNWEEVHAIPYLNDLLAFEWAEMEVYNMEDIMPAPYQMSGSWTDDPLVLNPEHRLLQFAYPVHLTSEKKALLSRKGTYFVLLHRHPDTGNVEFTDLSPWLALVTEQMVHGLTLKDILEYAPQLNITVTDILEKDTLAFLQHMQQQQFVLGFQR, from the coding sequence ATGAGCTTGTTGCCTGACACCCGTCAAATACAGCAGACTTTTTCCGCGTACTGCCGTACCGGAAAGCCTGTAAAGCTGCCCGGCCTCACACCTGGCCGCATACAGCATTACCGGCAGTTGGTGTTTAATGTGATCTGCGATACAATGGAGAGCGCATTTCCCATTACATTCAGCAGCATTCCTGCCGGGAAATGGAACAGGATGGTGAAGGAGTTCTTCGCCCGTCACGCGTGTAAATCGTACCAGGTATGGAAACTGCCGCTTGAATTTTATACCTATGCCGTAGAAAATAACTGGGAAGAAGTGCATGCTATTCCTTACCTGAATGACCTCCTGGCCTTTGAATGGGCAGAAATGGAGGTATATAATATGGAAGATATTATGCCGGCGCCTTATCAGATGTCCGGCAGCTGGACAGACGATCCGCTGGTACTTAATCCGGAGCATCGCCTGTTGCAGTTTGCTTATCCGGTTCACCTTACTTCTGAGAAGAAAGCATTGCTTTCCCGCAAGGGAACCTACTTTGTATTGCTGCACCGGCATCCGGATACCGGCAACGTGGAATTCACGGATTTGTCGCCCTGGCTGGCACTGGTAACAGAGCAAATGGTGCACGGACTAACATTAAAGGATATACTGGAATATGCCCCTCAACTGAATATAACGGTGACGGATATATTGGAGAAAGATACGCTTGCTTTTTTACAACACATGCAGCAGCAACAATTTGTATTGGGGTTTCAAAGATAG
- a CDS encoding DoxX family protein produces MRAFLKDLPLLAMRLVLAYGFYAPAMMKWKDIHGIGDWFAQLQIPLPYITAWVVAITESAGIILLVTGLFVRFITPLLMVSMLAAIFTVHWKNGFAAGDNGFEIPLYYLIMLFTLLVYGSGRIGLDYFIQLKKRRRPRY; encoded by the coding sequence ATGAGAGCATTCCTGAAAGACCTGCCTTTATTGGCGATGCGGCTGGTGCTAGCCTATGGGTTTTATGCGCCGGCTATGATGAAATGGAAAGATATACATGGTATTGGCGACTGGTTCGCGCAGTTGCAGATTCCATTACCTTATATCACTGCCTGGGTAGTAGCCATCACGGAGTCGGCAGGGATCATATTGCTGGTAACAGGGTTGTTTGTACGTTTTATAACCCCCTTGCTGATGGTTAGCATGTTGGCAGCGATATTTACCGTGCATTGGAAGAATGGTTTTGCAGCGGGAGATAATGGCTTTGAGATACCATTGTATTACCTCATTATGTTATTTACCTTACTGGTTTATGGAAGCGGGAGGATAGGTCTGGATTATTTCATTCAATTAAAGAAGCGCCGCCGCCCCCGGTATTGA
- a CDS encoding polyprenyl synthetase family protein, with translation MQLARKIIGAELQLFEEKFASTMTSDLVLLDRIMSDIIAHKGKQMRPMFVLLCARLCGEIGEASYRAALLVEILHTASLVHDDMIDDAMKRRSAFSVNALWKNRVSVSVGDQLFTKGVLLALDNNEPELLKIYSSAIQQMIEGELLQMTKSNKLSFEEKDYYDLIHAKTASFLAAACAAGAASASGTPEMVQLIHDFGQKTGMAFQLKDDLFDYGNADVGKPTGNDIKEKKVTLPLIYTVKQADPVLRRKILHIVKHEYTDKDKVNFVIGEVKRLGGLQYAEGKMMAFRDEAIEILYRFPESPARSALEELVRYTTDRAY, from the coding sequence ATGCAATTAGCACGAAAAATCATTGGCGCCGAATTACAACTGTTCGAAGAAAAGTTTGCCAGTACTATGACGAGCGACCTCGTGTTGCTCGACCGGATTATGTCGGATATTATCGCGCACAAAGGGAAGCAGATGCGACCTATGTTTGTGCTGTTGTGCGCCAGGTTATGCGGAGAGATAGGCGAGGCCAGCTACCGGGCTGCACTGCTGGTAGAAATATTACATACCGCTTCGTTGGTGCACGACGATATGATAGACGATGCCATGAAGCGGAGAAGTGCATTTTCCGTGAATGCACTATGGAAAAACCGGGTATCCGTTAGCGTGGGAGATCAGTTATTTACCAAAGGTGTTTTACTGGCATTGGACAACAACGAGCCTGAACTGCTCAAAATTTATTCTTCCGCCATACAGCAAATGATAGAGGGTGAATTATTGCAGATGACAAAATCCAATAAGCTGAGCTTTGAAGAAAAAGACTATTACGATCTGATTCATGCAAAAACTGCGTCGTTCCTTGCCGCAGCCTGCGCAGCAGGAGCTGCTTCCGCTTCGGGTACACCGGAGATGGTGCAGTTGATACATGACTTCGGACAAAAAACAGGTATGGCCTTTCAGCTGAAAGATGATCTGTTTGATTATGGGAATGCAGATGTAGGTAAACCTACGGGTAATGACATCAAGGAAAAGAAAGTGACGCTTCCCTTAATTTATACGGTGAAGCAAGCAGACCCGGTATTACGAAGAAAGATACTTCATATTGTGAAGCATGAGTATACCGATAAAGACAAAGTGAATTTCGTTATAGGGGAAGTAAAGCGTTTGGGAGGGTTGCAGTATGCAGAGGGGAAAATGATGGCTTTCCGGGACGAAGCTATTGAAATTTTATACAGATTCCCTGAATCGCCTGCCAGATCTGCATTGGAGGAGTTGGTACGTTATACTACTGACCGGGCTTATTGA